From Drosophila santomea strain STO CAGO 1482 chromosome 2R, Prin_Dsan_1.1, whole genome shotgun sequence:
TCCATCGGCACTTGTTGCTGCGTCGCCGCCAGCCAAGTCCACATCAGCATCGGTGGCAAAGACAAATACCAATGCTGGCAGCAAGCCAACGGCTGCAATGTCCACTTTCAAGTCGGATGtcccagctgcagcagcaagtgTTGGTGCGACGAACGGAAAGGTCACGCCGAGTGGAGGAGCCACTGCAATGGAACATCCAGCAGGAAACCAAAAAgcgacagcggcagcaacacAAAAGTCGCAagcggcaactgcaacagcaacgcCTACAAAAACTGCCTTGAATCAAAAGCCCATTGCCCCTTCAGCGGCAAGTGGCAAGGTGGCCACCACAGGTGGTCCAGTCGATGTGTCCAGCAGCCGGAGCACGGATAATTCCCCGGCTGCAAAGGGCgcggccagcagcagcatgtcGGCCAAGTCCGCAAAAGCCGGCAGGACACAAGCAAACGAAACCAGCCCCACGAAGCCTGCAGGAAAGCCCATTAAGGCCGGCTCCACCAGCCCCACAAAAGCGGTGGCCAAGccaggagcaactgcagccaAGACGGCAGCGACATCTGCTTCAACAGCGACTTCTGcgggcagcagcaacagcagcagcaagaagGCGGCCACTTCGACAGCTGCAACATTGGGCAGCCAGGCGAAGACGAAAGGCAATGCATCCGGAGCGGGAGCTAAGAAGTAATAGCCAGGGCAGGTAGCAGGTAGGATCTGTGTGCCGAGGTCAAGGAACACGGTCGAACGCAAACGTTGTTGTTCCCAATATcgaaaactatttttataagtatatatatataaacgtgtatgtgtgtatctACGAGCTAAGCAACCCACTTAACTGTACATGTAAAGAGTTTAACTAGGCGATTATGCTAAAGTCGACTACTTATAGACACCTCATTTGGATCGGCAGAGATTGGCGGAGATTGGCAGAGAGCGCGGGAGGATCGAACCTTCATGTTTCCTATGCGAAAGTACCTATTTATCAGTCATCACGGTGGGATGGATAGCTGTTCCTTAGTACCTAATTTCAGATCGATAGCGATTTCAGACGGTGGCGGAAAGACTCGATTGTAATAACCGAACGTAACGAAGTTAACGTAGGCTTTAGGTCAGGTGTGTTTGTCCTGgtgtttgttttagtttcGTGTGTATATCCCCTGGCTGTCCCCCGTTGGGCGCCAGTTAATTTGAGAGCAATGTTGAAAGTGCAATGGAAATCGttgagttttaaaatatatataaatttatatacaaatatacaaagGTTACAACTAATCAATTTACACAAGTGAGAGATCATTTGATTGGTTTTTTACTGAAATTATTCTTAAGACTACTTTGGAGGGCGGAACTTAGGAGGGCGGAGGTATTTTTCCGTTTTATAAGTGCGTGCATTTGTTTATAGAGCAGAATACATCACCCGGAAGGCGAGATCCCTAATCTGtaaatgtgaatgtgaatgtaaatgtaaatgtaagtGTATCAATGTGCTCACTGTACTCTATGTTTTCTGTGCTAACGAGAGACTCATGTACCTAAATGTTAATCAAGTTGCATCAAATCCCTATTTGTGTGCATTTGTATAGTTAAggcaaatatttagaaatGTTTTATGTGCGTGGAGTAGACGGAAACTAAGCCAAATACGGAAAATGCTCACagaaaaacggaaaaacaataattacaCGTACATTTCTAGAATTTATATAACCATTGTTGTGTATTCATgttgaaaataattatatatatatataaaaatatattcaaatatacaAGAATAGAAACAAATATAATACTCGTAGAtatttgtatgtgtttgtACCTGTAGCTAGTTGGGATATTTAAAGCACCAGATACTCAGAAACGATTCAATCTGAAGAAAGCGTGCTTTGCTTCTCACCTTATTTTGATATTACATTATTACAAGTGTAGAGGCATTCGATTGAGAACCCCAACTTTATTCAGTCCCTGAAAATGTGTGATAAATTATTTGCTCCGGCTCGAagtaattttcaatttgtgtcAAACATATTTAGGCGTAAGTGAGAACATTGGAAACAGGAATATATAATTAAACGCGAATTGAAATTGTTGTAACTTGagttcgttgttgttgtttgtttagCGCAGTAGCTGTGACACCTgcctacatacatacatatgtacctAGACCCTAGAAACTAAATTCAGTCATATAACCATATTTGCACACAGGAAATCAGTCGCCTTGAAATTGAGATACCTGGAATTATGGAAATACCTTTATTTAAACCAATCAAGTAGTCGAATTGCCATTCATTTAACCTACCAACAAGTTTCTCAGTTTCACGGCGACTAATTTGTTGAGTGAACGCATATGGAGTATGGAAATAAGCCATCGATGTTGCATGTTTGTTAGTTGAACTGGATGTGTACCTGTAAAATGAAACCGGCAAAGTAGTCTAAGCGGAATTATCAAGTAAATATAGATAAGAAATTATGTACCGGCTGTTCGAAAgatataaacataaatattagCACATGTAATGCCGCAATTTGCTCAAACTTAACTTAGGTCGCAAGTGAATACACAGAAACATAAACTGTCAATTCAGACAAGgtatttatagttttaaagtaaaacaaattacCCAATCGGCACTTAAAGTAGTGAAGTAAGCGGAGTTTACTTTAAACATTGAACAGAGGAGCTTCAAATTTTATATGAACCTTTGAGATGCCAACGGATTAAGTACTATAAtcgtatttaaataaaactcgAAGAGCTAGGCAAGTAATCAAATTGCAACTCATATCCCTGTAAACCGAACAAAAACCGAACCGAAATAAGACCCATCAACCGGAAAACCCACCAGTTACATGatcaacaataataacaaactAATAAATGTAAGCCGAAAATCTATTCGATGTATGCAGTTTAAGCGATTACATAGTTAAGAGTAGATAAAGTCAGGATTGAAAAACACATTCACATTATTCTTTCAAAGTTCTGTtaattcaaaatcaaaactaaGCAGAGTTATGTAATCAGAAAAGTTATTTTGAGGCGGAATTGAATGTCTGCACAGAAAATCAAAAGTAACAGCCCATTTCCCTGTGCCgatttgaaaaacaaaatccGTGGGCTAACTACACACAATATCTTACTAAAATAGATGTATAACATTTTGCTGTTCTGgtaatcaaaaatatatgttatatCAAATTAAAAGTGTAAGCAAATATGACACGTACGAGTATTCCACAGATGCCAATAACTAAACGAGTAATCATAACAAACTATGGTAAAATGTAACATTAAGCCAGGAAAAACAATATTcatgaataaatatttatgggtTTTAACAGTCAGTcgaatatttcatttcatttcattttatttctcaaAAAAGGTGTGGAGGGAAACAAGGATGATAAATCTCGCGGATTTAAAACCGGATCGAGCACCGAAGGACAATCCCACCATTCCTCACTCTGCCTTCTCCTCATGCATAATCGGAATTAACTACAAACTCATTAATCCGGCCAAATAGAGGGGCACATTTTCTACTTTTCTATACTCTTAAAAACTCTGTACTCGATGGTCGTGTGCTCGCCAGGAAGGCGCGACTCAACGCAGAACGCCATGGACGCACTTCCAGATACGCTGTCTGAATTTCACTTCAAGTTAGAATCGTTTACCCGTTCGGAACCGGTTCGAGCTGGTTCTAGTAGCGATATATTTAGCTGCGACGCGCTGCCTACGTGGTGCAGAGCGTAAGACGTGCGACTACAAAACACAACTGTCCGGGCTCAAAACCacttttgacaactttttttattaaatagcCTATTTTCAGTGTTTATATTTCTAACAATTTGTAATGTGCCGTACACGGAATAGAGACGAACTGTGAAAATtcattaaaagaaaaccatttcaaattgattttccatGTATACTTAGTCTCAGCAAACAGAAcctttattttataaaaacaaaccaGTTGATGAACAATATCAACGCTACAATGATGCTGAAAAATTCCATTATTATAATTGTACTGGCTGCTCTTCTAGACAAGTCTGCTGCAAAACGATTCGAGGGATACAAATGGTGCACGGCGGTCAGAGACGGAGCTTGCGTGAATTAAACactacataaatattaaataaaatatgtccCTGTTTTAAGCACCTCATAACTCATTGAATCCGTCTTCTAGTTTTATGTACTGTACAATGCAGGGGAAGAATTCTGCGAAATGGCAGTAACAAGGTTGAAAAAACACATTTACATTTCAGGAAGTCACAACTGTTTCCTAATCTATTGCGAACTGAACAATCCCATGCTTTGAATTGGGAACTAGCATGTAGCCATAGGCAGTCGTTTAACTAAAAAGGTTTAAGGAGCATCGAAAGAACTGGTCCAACCAGGTTTACTTTTGGCTATAGTAGAAATTCACTGTCTTCGAGAAATGGCAGAAGCGAAAACTTTTATTCAAAACGTCCTGGGCATTGATGGCCGAAATGCAAGCACAAGCAGGGGCGAACTACCCATGGTCGGCAGTTTTTTCTGTCCGCTTCTGCTGTTCTTCTTTTGGATACTTTCCTTAAGTACGAATGTAAGTAGCCTTTTAACCAAACTTTCTAACCTCCTCATGCTTTCAGTCATTTTGGGTTGCATATGCGTGTGCTGCAAGTTTGTGAAATCGGAATCTTTTACCAGATACGACTCCGACAGCTTTGAGCTGCAGCAGGTTCATATCCTGGAGCCCACAATTGGTCATGTCAAAGGATGTGCGTGTCTGGAGTGTCTGCATCGACAGTTGTCCACGGAGTTCGAGCAAAGAAAtggaaagtaaataaaataattaggGTTTAGTAGCTGCCGTACATTACTTTTATTCTAACTTATAACAACTTTAGGTTGTCTTGATTCGTATTCAGAGTTTTTGGCACTTAAGataaaatataactttaaCATTCTTCGGGCCATAAGATAACCCGGTTGCTAATATCGAATTAACTAAATGCACTACTCTTCTAGAACTGGGAACTAAATTACCTTCATatttggtaatttttttttctttttttggaaTGAGTACGAAATACTGGCTGTCAGTAAGCTTAAGCGGACTTGACATCCGGCTTAGACAAAGTCAATACATCCTCTTGGACGGGAGACAAAGTTAGCTTTAGGTTATATTCCTTGGCCAATTTGCAAGTGGTGTCGAACTGAGCGTccgaaaaagtttttcgggAAAAGGTCACTTTCTGATCTGAAGCGTTCTTGAACTGCCTAATCAAATCTTCCATGCTGTCTTTGAAATCCTGTTCCTTAGCTTCTTTCTCCAGCTGAGCGGCCGTTTTACGGACTTCTGGCTTTGAATTATTTACCGACAAGGCACGTGTCCATAGATCGCGAGTGGCCTCCTTATACTTGCTAATTCTCTTGTTCATGCTGATGATCTCATCGCTGATCTCCTTGTTCTCAGGCTGCTTGGACTGCGCCTGCAGGAAGGCCTTGCGGGCCAAGTCGTACTCGCCCAGGGCGGCCAGGGCGCGTCCCTCCTGGAAGAGCGCCTTACAGGATGGATTATCCACGGTCAGATGCCGCAGGGCCTTCATCATGATGCAGGCGCGCTTTGGCTTATTCAGCTTGTTGTAAACGATCATTAGGTTTGTCTGCGGAAAGTGACTTGGTCAATGTCTTGGTAGACTCGCATCCTACAAGCCCACTAGGGCCACTTACGTTTAGGGTAATAAGCAGTTCAGTTTGCTTGTGTTCCTCCTCGTCATTGGCCATTCGGCAGTAGTTCAGTGAGCTCACCGCCCGCTCAAAGGCAGTGACCGCATTGCGATAGCTGCCGCGCTTCACGCAGTCCTTGCCATGTAGGTGCAAGTCCTGTGCCTTGGGATAGACCACACAGAACTTGTCGCGGTCTTCCTTGGGAATAGCATCGATGCCCTCCGCATCTCCTATGAGCGAGTAGTCAATAACCTCCACCTTGAAGAGCGCATCCGCCTTGGGCTTGATCCTTGGCGGACAACCGAGTTCTCCGAAGAGCAGCTTGTAGGAGATAATGAACTCGGCCTGCTCGTAAGGACGCATGGTGCGTACGGCAGCCTCCAGGCCTTCAACCACCGTTCCCTGGCCAGTTTCAAACTCGAATTTTGTGCCCCGCAGCAAGGATGAGTCAAAGGGAGCGGACTCGCCCTCCCAGTAGCCACTGTAGCGAACAAAGACCCTCGCCTTGATCGGCACAGCATCCCGATCCACGTGACCGGTGCGAGTGATCCGCTTGTAAATGTGTTCGTTGATCTCGCTCATCAGAGCACGCAATTCTTCGAAGGAATGTGTCCACGGGGAACGCAGCTCCTCGTTGTCCACATCCTCTGCATCCTCGTAGTCGCTTTCGCTGTCGAGACCTAGATCACTGGTATGGTTTTGATGCGACATGTCCAGCTCGAACTCAGCACCTTTTTCCACGAGATCGCTGCAGGAGTCGCAAATTAACGATTACAACGACGTGCTCATTAGTGCTGTGATATCTTAGTACTCACGAAAAGGACAAGGGATTCTTGAGCAACTGGGTGGTGAAGGGCTGGAAGTTTTCCTCCATTTTCTCAAAATATCCAGATTATTTATTGAACGAACTGCGGAATTCGCTGATTTGGCGCTTTTCTTTTGGATGCTTCATATAACGGAGCTTTCCAGCGATGGTATCTGGAATGGTATCTGGCCTTTGTCGATATCGATTGCGAGCTTTTGGTCAGAAGTTATCGGATTCAAACTAAGTTGAAAAAACAAAGAATAGCGAAACAAGGAAttagatattttaattttgagtCATTCTGCGACTCGAGATATCTTCCCGAAATGACTCGGCAATAATGACAACGACAACCAAGATTAAAAGGAAATTGTTTCCGCATGTCAAACCAATGGAACGAAGATAGGCTGAACGAGATGGCTTACTTACATATGTACGATTTataagaatttttatttaaaactgaaCACTTATCGCTCTCCAACTACCAGCACTCCAATGAGAGAATTTTTGGTGTGTGTAACAATAAAAAACTAGGAAACATAATGAGGAATGCATTCTTAATGGCCTGTGTAGTGCTCACCGTGCGATATGGTATGGCTATGAGTTGTATATTAAAGAAGGGCTATTCTAAGCAATGATCAATACAATGGTAAACAATTGCTCTCCGTTCACTTCTTCAGCAGCTTGCTCATGTCCTTGTTCTGCTTGTGGATCTTTAGGTCGACGTCCTCAATTTTGTAGTTCATGTTATCTAGCAATTCGTTTTGCGACTCAATTTCGCCGCCCAGATCGGTGGCCAGCATCTTCAGCACCGACAGGTTGCTGCACATCTCCTCCAGATTGGAATCGATCTGAGCCTGGAAGGGATTGGCTGCCTGCCGCTGGGGATGGTAGGTGCTGCTGGGATCACCACGCAGCTGGCTAACTGGATGGTTGTCGTACCGCTCCGCTGGTGAAAGCGGTGCCAAGGGGCTAGCACCGCCACAGGCACCCAGATTAATGTTGCTATTGGCCTCCTGTGATGACTGACTGCCCGTGGGCGAACCAGTCGCGGTGGGGGGTTGATCCCTGTTGCCCGAGAGGTAGTTCTTGAGGCCACCGAAGACACTCTTCAGGCCAGTCAAATGACGCTGGCTAAAGCGCAGCGTGGAGCTGATCTCGTCTAGCTGATGTGATGTCTTTTCCAACTGCTCCCGTTGCTTGGCAAGCTCGACGGCCGTAGCCTTGCCCACTTCCTGGGTTTCGTAGAGCAGACCTGTATGTTGTAAGAGATAAATGTATTAATAACGCCCCTTAATTGGCTAGCAATTGACCCCTTGGTTACCCAAGCTCTTGTTGGTGGAGTCCAGAGTTCGCTGCTCAATGGCCCTTCGCTTCTCAGCATATGCCAGTCGCTGTGCGGCCACTGATGGCGACGAGGTTATCtcgtcctcgtcatcgtcatccaTCTCGAAGGGATTGGTGCTCCTCTGCTGCGGAAGCTTTGCTGCCCCCGTCCGTTTGTTCTGCAGGAAGAGGTCGTCGTCCACGTCCTCGAATCTGTCCACGTCATCGAAGTGGTCGTGCACGGGCTGCAGGTAGTTATGGGCCATTTCTTTAAGCAAGAGAAACTTCCAAAATGTCGaattttgttgtgttttcgtaaacttttattttctttgttgttgtttgaaGCTATCGATTGCAATAGGGATGGTACGAATGTTGTAGCTATATGTAGTTTAATCGCCCTTTGCAAAGCTTAGAACGGTGGAGGCTTGAATATAGTTgaaataatgtttaaaaacGTATAATAACTCAATTTGTGTGCCAGTTATCTTTTAGCTGAATTCAAAAAGTGATAAACCATATGAAGAGATAATAAGGAATGCCCCTACTGGGCATCTAGCGGGGAAAAAAGCGGCTTGCCATCTCTGACGGATATCGAACCAGCGTTCCGTCAATTTTCCAGCAGGCGTCGCAGTTTTTGTAACTTTTTGGAACTGACCAAGACGGAAGCTTTAGTTTAATTTAGGAAATTGTCGCAGCCGAACGTCACACGTTTCAGGACACGAATCGGCGGAGGAAATCACCAAAACATCACCACATGCATAGCACATCGCACTTTGTGGCCGCGTCATGCGCGGCGCTGCTTCTGCTGGCGGCGACTGCGCAGTCGGCGGCGGCAGCGCAGTCAGGACTGCAGCCAGGTGGCAAGTTAATCGAGTTGGACGAGGACAACTGGCACCTGATGCTCCAGGGCGAATGGATGATCGAGTTGTGAGTGCGAAAGGGTAGCTCTGAGTACTCCATACCCACATGAAACCCTTTTGCCCCTGACGTAACGAGAAGGGGCGTGGTACGCCGGCTTTCTTCAGCCGGCAATCTGCTTCATTCGTTCTCCGGAATTCCACACATTCCTTTGTGGTGGCGATGACTCATCGGCAGCTGTACTAAACATATGTTTCTCCCTGCTTTTACAGCTTTGCTCCATGGTGCCCGGCCTGCAAGAATCTGGCACCTACCTGGGAACGGTTTGCCCGCGTGGCCAAAGATGTGCAGGTGCAGGTGGCGAAGATCGATGTGACTACGTCGCCCTCGCTCAGTGGACGCTTCTTCGTCACCGCCCTGCCCACCATCTACCAGTGAGCGACACATTGCCCTTTTTATTCCATAAAATACGGAGCATAATCCACTTAAATCATTTCCAGCGTAAAGGATGGCGAGTTTCGGCAGTATCGTGGAGCCCGTGATGGCGACGCCCTCCTCTACTTCGTGAAGAAGCAGCAGTGGCAGAGCATCGAACCGCTGTCCGCCTGGAAGAAGCCCGACACCATCCACATGTCCGTGCTGTCGTACTTCTTCAAGCTGTCCCACACCCTGAAGGTACGTTCACCTAGCCCATTATCAATCACATCGGTTCACTGCATGAGACATAAGCGGAAGCTTATCAGCGGGTTGATCCCGGTGACCGACCCAAAGATTGCCGCCCATCACTCATTACTCTGGTCTTTGCTCTCTGCTGTTGTTTTGTATGTTGGGTTCATGTACTAATAGCACACGCAAAAACTCTTTAAGGACTTCAACGGGCGCCTGCAGGAGGAATACGGCCTGCCCACATGGGGATCCTACGCCCTCTTTGCCATCGCCACCATCTTCGTGGGCGCTGCCCTGGGGCTGCTGCTCGTGTGCCTTGTGGACTTTGTCTACCCACCCAAGAAATCGCAGCGCCAGAGCTTCTCCGAGTCCCAAGACAATTTGACCGAGGGCCTGGAGGATTTAGCCACCGAGGAGATCGAGGATGATGGCGATGCCGACGAGAACGAGGATGAGCAACGCGATAGCGACGAGGAAGAGCAGGAagacgatgacgacgaggaAGAGGACAGCGAGGAACAGTCGGGAGATCTGGCCACAAAAGATAAGGAGGCCGACATTGAGCCGGAGAAGGAAGAGAAGCCGGAGCCCAAGCAGGCCGGAGATGCTGCGCCCGAGAAGACGGAACAGGTGCGCAAGCGCAAACCTCGCAAAGGCGATTAGGTGCAGTTGCGTTCATCCGGAACTTCAGCCTTAGCGATCAGAAGCGGCAACAAAAAGACTAACACTCAGAATCGAGAGAAACACAACCTCTTACCAAGCATCATTCGGGTAGATAGATTACTTCTGCTCTGCCTTTGCGCACAAAACCGATTGTTTCCCCTCTTAATCCTAGCCAGAAAACGGCACCTCATGTATTTCATAATTATGTACAACAAAATTGTAATCCTTTAAGCGATAGCAAGCGTAACAATAACTAAATTTAACTTTAGTCGTATACTTTTACCTTTTGCCAAGCATTGTATTTTGTGTTCAAATCGATTTCCACACATTTAACTTCTCTTAAGCATTTCATTTGTAATTGATCTTCAAtcgcaaattgtattaaattttCGTATtacacaataaaaataaaaacaatttaaactgTATTCGTTTATTCTGTGGGCTCTGCTTGCTTCTGAATAATTCGGAAAATTTCACTATTCCCATGAAATTTCGCACATGTGTGAATatttgaaatggaaaaaccatttgtttcgtttttatgGCTTCGTCGAATTCTAAATTCTATTCtatttaacaataataaagAAGAGTGTGTGTTGATggttttacaaatttattatcAGTTTATTGTAGGAGAATATGAAATAAGACAAAATCCCTGCAATTTCGTTTGTGTAAAACTACAAATAATTGTTATAAgatgtgtgtgggtggtgctggtcGAAATGGTTCAAATTTTCCAATACATATTGTTTTccaaacgcaaaaaaaaatgggtaACTGTGGCTTAAAATAGATAGCTCGTGGAGGCGTACAAATTGTGGCCTATCTTATAAAAAGAGTACAAAATGATTATACAAATATCTCTATAAAACGTGATTCATCTTCAGCGTTGCTTGCCTGATCTGTTGGCACTTGTGATTTAAATCGGAATTAACTGGATTAATTACAACATTTTGattgttaaacaaataatatttctttcaACAAATTGCTATGGCTATTGTTAGGTTCATTCTGGGGGCATCGGGGGTAAGGTACttgtggtgtgtgtgtatataataatttctatatttacatatatatttgatatatattGTTTGGTTGTAAAAGTTGTACTATTGCAGCGTATGGAGGAAGTTTGTTGGGTGGTTTTTCGGTTGCGGttgggatcgggatcgggatcgggatcagGATCCGGAACtgaatggggatggggatgcgGATAGTGCGTTTCGGGCTGTGGTGAGTTTTCAAATACTTTAAGTAATTGTCTGTATGTGAGTTTGGAAATTTTGCTGTTGTGAATTTGAGTTTCAGGCTGGCTTCAGTTaattcgtattcgtattcgtacAAAATGGCGAGATgtcaacaaaaacaattgttaattactttgaaatattcaaaaagcAATCGTCGTGCGTCGTCGACTGCAGCTGAAAGCAGATTCTCCAACCGAGAACGGCTGTGATGGCTTTCAGCCCCAGACTTTTGTTGTAAAATTAACCTGGGGGGCCAACTCTATAACAAAGGCGCACTGCAGGCTTAAACTACTAAATAACTAATTGAGGTATGAGTGTGGCGAGGCTGTCCTCTTGCAGAACTAGCTGGATGCGTGGAAATTTTGAGGGGCCAAAAGCTGGCTGAATTTCGTAAACCGGTCTATTGCATAAAATTGCAGGTCTTCGTCCGCCGCCCATTGCCCATTGGGCACGGACAAGTAAAAAAGCGTAGCAAACTAGTTGGGCAACGGAAAAGGATGTGGCTGCtgcgatggtgatggcgatggcgatggctatGGACTGCTAGGCCACGAAATCGAGCGGCCGGTTGAAGCCACCCTTGCGATTCATGTACTGGCGGTACTTTCGCTTCAGGATTACATGCACTTCTCCGACATCGTTGCCCTCGACCTTCCTGTTCTTGGTGGTGTCGAACGTGCAGAATCCCATTGTCTTCAGCATCTCGACCTCTTCCGGCGACTTACCCTCCAAGTCCGCCTCGTTGATCTTGGGCCGGTCGGCAGCTGTGGCCGCCGCATTGTTCCTCGTCGTCCTTCGCGACGTCGATGGTCCGGAGCTGCTGTTGCCGCCGCTGCttccgccgcctcctcctcctccggcgCCCCTCGACCGCGATCTGCAAACCATGAATGTGCATCGTCAGTTGTGAGTGCTCTATACATTTCATTTGAGTGACAGTTTGAGGACCAGttgattgcatttaaattgcaacGAGCCTGGGAAATAACTAGGGCGACCTTGAGCTTTGTGCACCCGATTGTGCAATATGAAGTTTTAATTAAGCGAAATGCGACACTTTGCAACCGGTCGGTTGCCTTCATTAAAGATCTCATTTACGTCTACATTTTTGGCAATCATCTGAGAACCCAAAGCAACAAAGCGCtcataaatacataaatgcatTGAATAACCGGCTTGGGATATGCAAAAATCGCGAAAAGGTATAGAACTTAGGCATATGCTCGAGTATTTCATTCCTGGATGTAAAATAAAGCTTTTAGAACCTGTATAAACTAATTTTCTTTCCTCAAAGAGAATACCTAAGCCTTAAGAAGAACTCCTCTTAATAATTTCCTAGCAACTTCCATTTGAAAATATCTAATAGATGGTTGCAGCTCTGGGTctttgttttagttttgtgtGTTATATTTCTTAAATGAAATGTTGTAGAAGATAACAGATAATCCTTATATCAAGTAGAAAATGTGGACAGTTTCGCTTAGGACATGTCCTCGATGAGGGCCGCACGCAGCTTGGTC
This genomic window contains:
- the LOC120446846 gene encoding thioredoxin-related transmembrane protein 1, with amino-acid sequence MHSTSHFVAASCAALLLLAATAQSAAAAQSGLQPGGKLIELDEDNWHLMLQGEWMIEFFAPWCPACKNLAPTWERFARVAKDVQVQVAKIDVTTSPSLSGRFFVTALPTIYHVKDGEFRQYRGARDGDALLYFVKKQQWQSIEPLSAWKKPDTIHMSVLSYFFKLSHTLKDFNGRLQEEYGLPTWGSYALFAIATIFVGAALGLLLVCLVDFVYPPKKSQRQSFSESQDNLTEGLEDLATEEIEDDGDADENEDEQRDSDEEEQEDDDDEEEDSEEQSGDLATKDKEADIEPEKEEKPEPKQAGDAAPEKTEQVRKRKPRKGD
- the LOC120446845 gene encoding inactive peptidyl-prolyl cis-trans isomerase shutdown codes for the protein MEENFQPFTTQLLKNPLSFSDLVEKGAEFELDMSHQNHTSDLGLDSESDYEDAEDVDNEELRSPWTHSFEELRALMSEINEHIYKRITRTGHVDRDAVPIKARVFVRYSGYWEGESAPFDSSLLRGTKFEFETGQGTVVEGLEAAVRTMRPYEQAEFIISYKLLFGELGCPPRIKPKADALFKVEVIDYSLIGDAEGIDAIPKEDRDKFCVVYPKAQDLHLHGKDCVKRGSYRNAVTAFERAVSSLNYCRMANDEEEHKQTELLITLNTNLMIVYNKLNKPKRACIMMKALRHLTVDNPSCKALFQEGRALAALGEYDLARKAFLQAQSKQPENKEISDEIISMNKRISKYKEATRDLWTRALSVNNSKPEVRKTAAQLEKEAKEQDFKDSMEDLIRQFKNASDQKVTFSRKTFSDAQFDTTCKLAKEYNLKLTLSPVQEDVLTLSKPDVKSA
- the LOC120446852 gene encoding U4/U6.U5 small nuclear ribonucleoprotein 27 kDa protein: MGRSRSPASPAHRRREKERSERKKRRERRSREREAIGVAPTGGSGSGGAGRRDRERDRDRSRSRDRERERERDRARSRRSRSRSRGAGGGGGGGSSGGNSSSGPSTSRRTTRNNAAATAADRPKINEADLEGKSPEEVEMLKTMGFCTFDTTKNRKVEGNDVGEVHVILKRKYRQYMNRKGGFNRPLDFVA
- the LOC120446847 gene encoding synaptosomal-associated protein 29; the encoded protein is MAHNYLQPVHDHFDDVDRFEDVDDDLFLQNKRTGAAKLPQQRSTNPFEMDDDDEDEITSSPSVAAQRLAYAEKRRAIEQRTLDSTNKSLGLLYETQEVGKATAVELAKQREQLEKTSHQLDEISSTLRFSQRHLTGLKSVFGGLKNYLSGNRDQPPTATGSPTGSQSSQEANSNINLGACGGASPLAPLSPAERYDNHPVSQLRGDPSSTYHPQRQAANPFQAQIDSNLEEMCSNLSVLKMLATDLGGEIESQNELLDNMNYKIEDVDLKIHKQNKDMSKLLKK
- the LOC120446848 gene encoding uncharacterized protein LOC120446848; this encodes MAEAKTFIQNVLGIDGRNASTSRGELPMVGSFFCPLLLFFFWILSLIILGCICVCCKFVKSESFTRYDSDSFELQQVHILEPTIGHVKGCACLECLHRQLSTEFEQRNGK